The Nerophis ophidion isolate RoL-2023_Sa linkage group LG07, RoL_Noph_v1.0, whole genome shotgun sequence genome contains a region encoding:
- the tcn2 gene encoding transcobalamin-2 has protein sequence MYHLAFLSGLLAFASSLPCDTSGSNRELLLSLNKDLLRSLEGQDELPNPSVHLALRLSDTHNLLKEEQHLNKLKNSLHNNIQSLLSDSHPVVGILALYTLALKSSCYDLNTITFTVGDKTETLLTHLKKELEQEKEYISFSQRPLTNYYQYSLGVLALCVSGIRVNNHVAHKLIKAVELEHFTHGDIESIDTYAMAAMALQCVKNAGSYVHNTAELETALMKIQQKLLASRRPDGHMGNEFSTGLAVQALLAMGSLVSECAASMEALRRDARGNVYHNPMAISQVLPALLQKSYLAVQSKDCLNEDNTLVLDPIDPVVVLPSDTKVALMLEVVPTSGTSSVYHLDVPKGSSLLEALQLLKGKNVGFTFENESSLWGPFLSVVNGERARQSDRRYWHLSSDGIALTEGIGDFKIEMAQKVTIKNTGY, from the exons ATGTATCATCTTGCTTTTCTTTCCGGACTGCTGGCCTTTGCCTCTAGTTTACCTTGTG ATACTTCTGGATCAAACCGTGAGCTGCTGCTTTCACTGAATAAAGATCTTCTTCGATCCCTAGAGGGACAGGATGAGCTCCCTAATCCCAGTGTCCACCTGGCGTTACGACTGTCAGATACCCACAACCTTCTCAAAGAGGAGCAACACTTGAATAAACTAAAAAATAGTTTACACAACAACATTCAAAG CCTTCTCTCCGACAGCCACCCTGTGGTTGGAATCTTGGCGTTGTACACTCTGGCCTTGAAATCCTCGTGCTATGACCTCAACACGATTACCTTCACCGTCGGTGACAAGACAGAGACGCTGCTGACGCACCTCAAGAAGGAGCTGGAACAAGAGAAAGAATACATTTCAT TCAGCCAACGCCCTTTGACCAACTATTACCAGTACTCACTGGGAGTGCTCGCTCTGTGCGTGAGCGGCATCAGGGTCAACAACCACGTCGCCCACAAACTCATCAAGGCAGTGGAACTTGAACACTTCACACATGGAGACATCGAGAGCATCG ATACTTACGCAATGGCGGCAATGGCCCTGCAGTGTGTGAAGAACGCTGGTTCCTATGTGCACAATACTGCCGAGCTTGAGACGGCCCTGATGAAGATCCAGCAAAAGCTTTTGGCATCACGAAGGCCCGATGGTCACATGGGCAATGAGTTCAGCACAGGCCTTGCCGTACAA GCTTTACTGGCCATGGGCAGCCTGGTGTCCGAGTGCGCTGCTTCAATGGAGGCCCTGAGGAGGGATGCTCGAGGCAACGTATACCACAACCCTATGGCCATATCTCAGGTCCTGCCCGCTCTCCTGCAGAAATCCTATTTGGCAGTTCAGAGCAAGGACTGCCTCAACGAAGACA acactctGGTTCTTGATCCCATCGACCCCGTGGTGGTGCTTCCCAGTGACACCAAAGTGGCTCTGATGTTGGAAGTGGTCCCAACCAGCGGGACATCTTCTGTTTACCACCTGGATGTGCCAAAGGGAAGCTCTCTGTTAGAGGCCCTCCAACTCCTCAAGGGGAAAAATGTTGGCTTCAC GTTTGAGAACGAATCGAGCTTGTGGGGACCCTTTTTAAGTGTGGTGAATGGGGAGCGGGCCAGGCAGAGCGATCGTAGATACTGGCACCTCTCCTCTGATGGCATTGCTCTCACTGAAG GTATTGGTGATTTCAAAATTGAAATGGCTCAAAAGGTCACTATCAAAAACACAGGCTATTGA